The window CTGGGCTCAAAACTCTCCGACTGTCTCCTGCATGAGTATTCCTTTGGATCTAAAGATCTGGATCTTTTAAACTTCCCTTTACTTCTTGTATTCCAAAAGGCTATGGAGGAGTTTGGATGCCTATTCAGTCAGCATTCCGTAGACACAGCTGATAGTGAATAATGTCATTCCAGCCACATAGGTTTCCGTACAGATCTCAAACGTAAGATCTGCATTGTTCCATCACACATACATATAGCTAATCAAATCTAAAAACTTTTATGTGTTCTTGTCCAGCTGTATGTATACATAGCATTCCATAGACACAGCTGATAAGTACCCTCAGTCATTCCAACCACATAGATTTTGATACAGATCCTGGAATCTGTGATCTGTATTCTTCCATCACTTATACAGTACATAAAGCTATTACAATCaagtaataatgatttatttttatttttccagctgCTTGTACACAGAGCATTCTATAGAGACAGCTGATAAGTACCTCCAGTCATTCCAACCACATAGATTTTGCTACATTGCAAACAGTAATCTAATTTATTTCCATCATGCACAGGCATGTAGCGATGgtaatttcaaaaattaaatctttattttctttctgcccAGCTGTTTGTTCACAGAGCATTCTGTAGACACAGCTGATACTTAATATTGGTTGTCATTCCAGTCACATCGATTTAGGTTCATATCCTTTATTCAATGATCTGTGTTCTTCCAGATACACAAAAAATGAGTGTGTGAAAGTACACAAAATCATACTATTCCCAAAAGCTATATAGAGAATTGGGTGCTTGTATACACAACATTCTGTAGACACAGCTAATACTGAGTACCGTCAGTCGTTTCAGCCGAGAAGCCACATTTTTTATACAGATCTTGGACCATGCGATTTTCATTCTTCCATTACCTAGGCATGATGCAGTTACTGTATGAATTGACTACTCTTTTTTCCTTCAGTTCATCAATTTATAAATGTGGCATTCTGTGGACACAGCTGATACTGCACAGTCAGTTCAACCACATAGATTTTAGTACAGATTTTGGATTTGGTATCTGTATTCTTCCATCACATGGTGATTTTTATATCAGAGAATAACTCTTTATTTTCTCCTATCCAGCTATTTATACACACAGCATTCTGTAGACACAGCTGATACTGAATATCAGCTGAAATTCCATCTACATTGATTCTGGTTCATATCTCTGATCTATACTATTCCATCACAAGCATGCAACACTTATGATGTcatatataatttctttatttccacCTGTCCAGTTGTTTATGTACACAGCATTCCATAGACACAGCTGTTACTAAATATCATCAGTTATTCCAAGCAAATAGATTTCGGTTCATATCTTGGATcctgtgttttatattattttataacacagcCATGTAgctaatacaataataaatgttaacTCCTTATATTCACCTGCCCAGATGATTATTCACACAGCATTCCGTAGACATAGCTTATACTGATTATCTTCAGTCATTCTATCCACATGGATTCTGGTCCATATCTTGGACACTGTGATTCGTTTTTTTCCACTACAAGCCATATAGTGAAATCATATGATAACTCTCTCCTTCCTCCGGCCCAGCTGTTTGTACACACAACATTCTGTAGACATAGTTGctactgaaaaatataaattattccaTCCACACAAATTCCAGTTCAAATCTCAGACCCTGTGATCCATATTCTTCCACCAAAAACCATGTAGCACTTAagatatcatataaaaaaatgtcatttcttcCTGCCCAGCTGTTTGTACTCATAGCATTCCGTAGACACAGCTGATACCGATTCATAGATCCTTCCATCCACATGAATTCTGGCTCATATCTCAGACCTTGTAATCCGTATTCTTTCATCAGAAGCCATATAGCACTtatgatattatatattaattcTTTATTTCCACCTGTCCAGTTGTTATTATACACAGCATTCTGTAGACACAGCTGATACTAAATATCATTAATTATCCCACCCACATGGATTCCGGTTCATATCTCAGACCCTGTGACCTGTATTCTTCCACCGCACCGTATTTTTCCACCACAAGTCATGTAGAACTtataatatcatatataaatTCTTTAATTCCACCTGTCCAGTTGTTATTATACACAGCATTCTGTAGACACAGCTGATACTGAATATCATTAATCATTCCATCCACATGGATTCCGGTGCACTTCTCGGACCTTGTGATCCGTATTCTTCCACCACATGTCCAGTCGCACTTATGAAATCATATATTAATTCTTTAATTCCACCTTTTTAGTTGTTAATATACACAGCATTCTGTGGGCACAGCTGATACTAAATATCATTATTCATTCCATCCACATAGATTCTGCCTCATATCTAGGACCCTGTGAGCTGTATTCTTCCATCACAAGACATGTAGTGCTTATGATATCATATATTAATTCTTTAATTCCACCTTTTCAGTTGTTAATATACACAGCATTCTGTAGACACAGCTGATATTGAATATCATTAATCATTCCATCCACATAGATTCTGGCTCATATCTCGGACCCTGTGATCCGTATTCTTCCACCACAAGTCATGTAGAACTTATGATATCATATATTATTCTTTAGTTCCACCTGTCCTATTGTTAATATAAACAGCATTCTGTAGACACAGCTGATATTGAATATCATTAATCATTCCATCCACATGGATTCCGGTTCATATCTCTGGCCCTTCCTCGGTCCAGCTGTTTGGCTGGCACGGTTCCCCTCCCCGGTATGCAGCCCTCTCATCCTGAAACTTGAGTGCTCATCCCATTCCCCATCCTAATTAATCccattgtacatttattaatgaaATGCAGGAAGATATCTCTGATCTCTCCTCCTTGAAAGACATCCCGTCCCGTACAATACAGCATTGTTGGGTGGCTGAGGGAGGTGGAAATGTTGCAGCCATTCCTATTATTTATTAACTCTCTGAGTCAGGGAACATTTATCTGGAAATTATCTGTACAGAATACAGAAACCATGAAATTCTTTATTTCTCAcatttggtctggtaaatataccaatGAAAGTATTTCCttatatctgttgatcctgccaggtAACCTGTAGTCTGATGACTTCCTGTGTTCTCTGCTTGTTACATTGTTTCCAGGTCTCCCTGTGGCATATAggagatttttttggggggattttgaAGCTCATTGATTTTGTAAAACAGATTCTTAGATCTGATGAATCTTGTGGGATTGGAAGTAAAATTATAATGAATGTTCAGGGGTATGTGGgcagattcctttccattttccttaaaaaggtgattggaatatatgtgagccgctcctctttgtgtatgtatgagaaacaggtcagaaggagaaaagagaggggcttcaggctcttgttttaGGTTGTGTCTGGTGTCATACATCcgtacaatagtgtgttacatcacaaaagacCATTTCCCTttgtagaatcatggggtggtgGTTGGCTAAGCTGAACAGTTGTGTTCTAGGCTATAAAGAAggtataaatgaaaaacattgttacccgacgcgtttcgccataggggcttcttcaggggtttatACCAAGTGTAATATATTGTCTAAGCGATGTggagatgttgtcacagataggtATGACACAGATGATAAGGATAAAGGTTGTTACTGATATGGGTTCAATTGTAGATGATGCCTTGGGTTAGAATGTGGTATAAAGTACAGATAATTCCTGGtctttaaatgcaagacaatatATTCCCCTTGTTAAATACCCCtgatccctgaggaagcccctgtggtgaaacgcgtcgggtaacaagaaGTTTTTCATGTACACCTTCTTTCTAGCCTAGAGGGCAACTGTTCAGCCTAGCCAACcaccaccccatgattctacaaCGGGGAACGgtcttttgtgatgtaacacactattgtacagatgtatgacaccagactgacttaataaagggaaggctggaaggcagatttcataaaggggaggctggagggcagatttattaaagggaaggctggagggcaaatttaataaaggggaggctggagggcggaTTTACTGGTggggaagctggagggcagatttattaaaggggaggctggaaggcagatttaataaaggtgagtctggagggcagatttattaagggggaggctggagggcagatttattaaagagaaggctggagggcaaatctaataaagggaagactggagggcagatttaataaagggaaggttggaaggcagatttattaagggaaggctggagggcagatgtattaaagggaaggctggagggcaaatttaataaAGGTGAGTCTGGATGGCGGATtaattaaaggggaggctggagggtggatataataaagggaaggctggagggcagatttaaacaTCCCTAATATTTGTGGCAGATTCCTATAGGATTGCTATGGATGATCATCCATTGTTCCTGGCATTTGCCATTGAAATGGATCTATTGGCTGATTATTTGCCATCGTACAGTGGGGGCTCCATAGATATCAGGTAACAGGTATTATTAgttcctaattatatttattcaccaacttttccaatcatttttttattcccaaGCTCCTCTCCCTGTGCGGCCTGGATCAGCCGAATCTAAGCAGGGATCATCTGCATTTTGTCTGCTATCAGGTGACCAGGAAGCGCCCCCCCAGGTAAAGGGGGATGGGTTGAAGGTCTTGTCAGGTGTGTGCTTGTTCTCTCCTCCCCTGCTGCCGTCCTTCCTCTTATCTCTCCCCTCCGTGTCTTCCCCCACCTGATCCCCTCAGGACAACATTCGAGTTTCTCCTCCGTACAAACTCCTTCCTTGAAGACATTTCcaaactttttctaaaatgtttttggtttccTCTTGTTTGCCAGGTGAGGTTTTCCATTCATGTCTGGTTCTCTTTGTCGTCTGTTGTGCAGTCAGCGCTCCTTATCATTTTCTCACGTCTTCTTCTCTTTCCAGTGGAATGGTTGCCGCAGACCCCCGGCCTCCTCGGCTGAGATTTGAGGGGGAGCAAGCAGCGGAGATCCAGTAAGGTAAGAGAACCTGTGCACACCTTAGGGATTCAACGCACCCTCAGGGTATGAAAAAAGAGCACGCAGGGATCTCATCGTCTTCCTACAAAGCTGACTTAGAAATTCCTTTATCCTGAAAGCCGGCAAACAAAGGGGATAAGTTGCTGCAGGTGAAGCAAGTTGTATTGACTTTGATAAGGAAGTCCGCAGGCTCATTTTGAATAGTTGGACGAAGGGCCATCTGATATGCAAAGAATCGTGAAGTCAGCAatacatccaataaaaaatacagcaaatccATCCTAATCCAAGAATTCATTTAATTGTGATTTATAAATTGTAAGATTTTTAAACATCTTCAAAAACGTCATACGGAGAAGTACCTTGGCTCAGGCTGTATCACCTTGACAGCATCTTGCTCTCTTTACTAATGCCATTTGTAATATATTAGTTTGATATCAGAACCTCAGAGGCCGGTAGAAGATCAAGTATTGCTCAGGGGTGGTGCTTAGTGTCAGGAAGGGGTGTGGCTTAGTATCTACTTGCTAAAAAGTTGGTAAGTTAAACAGACCTTGTCCGTGGATCAGATTACTCCCCattgacagtttaaaaaaaaaaaattgctaccaTTCTTGGtctaattcaataaaataaaaaatatttgttgatcccAATGCTTTCGATGCTGGGAGTGGTCAAAGTTGGGTTGCAGCATAAATTTCATGGTGGGCCATTGGGCCCCAACCTGCTGCAAGGATTTATTCATAGGAACTATATAATAATGGTGGATCAGTAGCTTGCATATTCTTCCGCATGATTTGAGGATGGGTAATGGGAAGGCACCAAGGGGGGCAAACAAAGGGGCTCTTATGGGGGATAATTATTGGCACTAACCCCATTTTTGCTTCCAGGGTTTCGGGATTTTATTACATTCCTGGGATGTTACATGACCGCTCCTCAGAGATGGTACAGAAAGACGGTGAGTTTCAggtcatttatttaaagaataaattattatCACAGTGCAATCTGTGCAGGTGCAGGTAGAGATATGAATTGGCTTTGATCCCAATGTTGAACAatgcagctttattaaaaaaagaaaaaaaaaacaattgatcaGTGAATTAGCAAATTCTAATTTCATGTTTAGTGAATCATAAACAATtgcttaatatttaataaaaaaaaactagctgCAAGCTTTTTACATAGAATGGCATAGAATagcaataaagatttattatttgttagaAATGAAATAAATCTTTCATTATATTTGCTGATTCTTATAATACTTTTGCCTTCTTTTGCTGCAAGTGAGTAAAGGTTGTCACTGGACCCCGCTGAGGATTCTGGGAATGACTATCTGTATTTTCATTTCATTGGCTGGAATTGGAGTCACAATTTGGGCAGTAGGTAAGATTTGGTGATTCTGTCTTCTATCTTATGTGCAATATatagctttttatattttatgtatttttattataaaaatctatttgGGTGTTTTATTCAGGCTAAACTTTGCAATGCTGAAATCCTATTGAGTGTTAGCGCCATCTAGTGGAGAATTTACATAGTTTTGTATTTctgacataataaaaatatggcaaggaaatgtaaaaatatgaaagtcCTATAAAATCAAATTTTGTTGCAACGAATTGCTGCCTCACCATTTCTCTTTGTTTAACAGTGACGTATGTTCTGAAGAATGAGACATCAAACATCTACATCGGTAATTCCACTTCCTGTGAGAAATGTCTCAGTGTTCCCCAGTTTACaggtttattttgcattttttctacCCCAAATGTTTAAGAATGAACCCGAATATTCCAGAATGCACCAACGCTGCGAGGAGCTCTACTATCCCCTAAACAAAGCCGGTCACATTTTGgcaacaatttaaatattattatgggGATGTTGCAGAATTTCGGGACACAACCCATTACATATAGGAATATGAGCTTCTTATAATGTTGGCTTTGTTTACATGGGACCCTGCAGTGACCCGATCACTTTAAATTAAAGGAGATCTaacgtaaaagaaaaaacagagtaAATGTGATGTACTGTCCCCAGTATTCACCAGCCTTGCATCTCTGTTATCTCAGTCCAGGTAAATTCCCCAGATCACAGACTCACCGTGTATGATGAAAAAGACCAAACTTGGCGTCTGGTGTGCTCGTCTGTTGCCAATGCTGCAGTGGCCACACTTAGCTGCGAAGAGATGGGATTAATAAGGTAACGGATTCTACACTTTTCTCTGTCTGACTCTGAAGtactggaggactctgctccttcctctataactctcctctcctgaaatactctgccctgctggaggactctgctccttcctctataactctcctctccNNNNNNNNNNNNNNNNNNNNNNNNNNNNNNNNNNNNNNNNNNNNNNNNNNNNNNNNNNNNNNNNNNNNNNNNNNNNNNNNNNNNNNNNNNNNNNNNNNNNNNNNNNNNNNNNNNNNNNNNNNNNNNNNNNNNNNNNNNNNNNNNNNNNNNNNNNNNNNNNNNNNNNNNNNNNNNNNNNNNNNNNNNNNNNNNNNNNNNNNNNNNNNNNNNNNNNNNNNNNNNNNNNNNNNNNNNNNNNNNNNNNNNNNNNNNNNNNNNNNNNNNNNNNNNNNNNNNNNNNNNNNNNNNNNNNNNNNNNNNNNNNNNNNNNNNNNNNNNNNNNNNNNNNNNNNNNNNNNNNNNNNNNNNNNNNNNNNNNNNNNNNNNNNNNNNNNNNNNNNNNNNNNNNNNNNNNNNNNNNNNNNNNNNNNNNNNNNNNNNNNNNNNNNNNNNNNNNNNNNNNNNNNNNNNNNNNNNNNNNNNNNNNNNNNNNNNNNNNNNNNNNNNNNNNNNNNNNNNNNNNNNNNNNNNNNNNNNNNNNNNNNNNNNNNNNNNNNNNNNNNNNNNNNNNNNNNNNNNNNNNNNNNNNNNNNNNNNNNNNNNNNNNNNNNNNNNNNNNNNNNNNNNNNNNNNNNNNNNNNNNNNNNNNNNNNNNNNNNNNNNNNNNNNNNNNNNNNNNNNNNNNNNNtcctctataactctcctctcctgaaatactctgcactgctggaagactctgctccttcctctaacTCTTAGAACTTGTGTTTTAAGGTCTATGAGCTATCAGGAACTTCGCGTTGAGACCGCAGGGGCCAATGGCACGTCAGGATATTTTTGCGTCCAGGAATCGCAGCTGAACAGTGCCAAAAGACTTCTAGAGGTTCTTGCAGTATGGTGAGTCTGTGCTTCAGATTTCAAGCAGCTTCAATAAATTTGAGACCCGTACTTGCTTAGTACATAAGCAGAGGATGGTAACAATGGAGTAATGCTTCATGTAGTGTCACTGCCATCTGAAAATGCTGGCACTGAATTAATATCATTTGCATGACTTTACTGCACGAGACaaccaaaaaagaaagcaaataacaggcaaatattttgtttttttctgctttctctttCAGTGATTGCCCAAGTGGGAGATTTCTCTCTGTCCAGTGTCAAGGTGAGTGCAATATAAAGAGATTTGTTCTCATCTCCCCTGGATTCTCTATTTCTGTCTTCTACGCCTCACTTCTTCTTACACCTCCTTTCCTCACCTCTTTCCTTCCCATTTACCTTGTCCTCTCCCCCAGCTGGAAACTCTCTTCATCTTAATTTTTTCCTCACTTGAATTTCTTggaatttttttcctctcttattcttttatttctattttccctTTTACATCCAAGTCATCAGTTTATTAGTTAATcgacttttctttttctctctccccacTCCCCTTCCTGATTCCAGAAATGGTTTTacttgtttgcttgtttttctattctctttggttctctccttttctctccaACTCTTCTCCTCCTCTGTTCATTTCTTCTCACTCCAGTCCTCTGCTCTCTTTTGCAGTTTTGCTCTTCTCTTTGTTCTCCTTTATTCTTCTCTTCCATTCACTTTTCCTAtcttttttccaaaaacttttcTTATTATCAAATACACTATTTGCTTATCTTCTTTCCATCTCATCAGCACTATGATCTACATTCTCTTCTCCTCtgatctctttttttctctttactcaGTCCTAATCTTTACCTCTTTGCTACTCTGCCTTTTccttatttcttcttctatctgcTCCTTTATGTCACATCACCCTATTCCCACTCTCACTACTCTTCTCTGTTCTTCAATTCTTTTGACCATTttacctcttcttcttcttcccttcCAATTCTCTTccacttctttttcttctcctatCTTCTTTTccacttctcctcttcttcttcttctcttttacCCTGTTGTCCTCAACCTCTTTTTTGTTTCCCAGTTCTTATCTTTAATTCTTAGTTTTCACCTATACTTTTTCCCATGTCTCTGCAGAATGCGGTCGCAGGAAGATGGCAGTGGATAGAATCGTGGGAGGACAAAATGCCGCTCTGGGCCGATGGCCATGGCAGGTCAGCTTGCGCTACGATGGAGCCCATTTGTGTGGTGGCTCCTTGATCTCTAGTGAGTGGGTCCTCACAGCCGCACATTGCTTCCCTGAGTAAGTATTCTGCAGGAGAGGATAAAGGTAAAATCTGAATGATTGAGGGACTGTCATGTCCTTCCTCCTTGCAATTAGTATTGTATGGCTATGTGAAAGTTAAAATCTGTGTAGCAGCTCACTGCAGATTTTTAGGGATCTTTAGAGATACAGACTGGTCACACTTTTTGATAGCCCTAAGGGGCAttacttatgtatatatatacaaagggctctatttataattgATTCCCCTGCCAATTCATCTGAATTTCTCTACAATCCttgtttcagttcctattaaaacaataactcaTGATGCCATCTAGTGTCCAATTATCAAAGTGCACAACCGTCACAATTAAAACTGCTATGTATTTACACCAACATTATGGGCAAACTTATagcgaattgacaggggaataatttataaatacaccaacTGCATTGACTCAAAATGTGTCCTTATCTGAGTGGCATTTGTATCTGTGTAGAAGGAACCGTGTAGTCAGCCTGTGGCGGGCGTTCGCTGGCGGAGTGTCACAGAGCTCCTCCGAAGGGCAACTACTTGGAGTGAAGGGTGTTATATACCAC of the Pyxicephalus adspersus chromosome 11, UCB_Pads_2.0, whole genome shotgun sequence genome contains:
- the HPN gene encoding serine protease hepsin isoform X1 is translated as MLHDRSSEMVQKDVSKGCHWTPLRILGMTICIFISLAGIGVTIWAVVTYVLKNETSNIYIGNSTSCEKCLSVPQFTVQVNSPDHRLTVYDEKDQTWRLVCSSVANAAVATLSCEEMGLIRSMSYQELRVETAGANGTSGYFCVQESQLNSAKRLLEVLAVCDCPSGRFLSVQCQECGRRKMAVDRIVGGQNAALGRWPWQVSLRYDGAHLCGGSLISSEWVLTAAHCFPERNRVVSLWRAFAGGVSQSSSEGQLLGVKGVIYHTGYLPFVYPDSEENSNDIALVHLLTPFTLTEYVQPVCLPALGQQITDGKVCTVTGWGNTQYYGQQSDTLQEASVPIISSSVCNQPEYYDNQITGKMFCAGYTEGGIDACQGDSGGPFVCEDTISRTSRWRLCGIVSWGIGCALPNKPGVYAKVDQYQNWIYRAMKTKADAMGIIEMQ
- the HPN gene encoding serine protease hepsin isoform X2 gives rise to the protein MLHDRSSEMVQKDVSKGCHWTPLRILGMTICIFISLAGIGVTIWAVVTYVLKNETSNIYIVQVNSPDHRLTVYDEKDQTWRLVCSSVANAAVATLSCEEMGLIRSMSYQELRVETAGANGTSGYFCVQESQLNSAKRLLEVLAVCDCPSGRFLSVQCQECGRRKMAVDRIVGGQNAALGRWPWQVSLRYDGAHLCGGSLISSEWVLTAAHCFPERNRVVSLWRAFAGGVSQSSSEGQLLGVKGVIYHTGYLPFVYPDSEENSNDIALVHLLTPFTLTEYVQPVCLPALGQQITDGKVCTVTGWGNTQYYGQQSDTLQEASVPIISSSVCNQPEYYDNQITGKMFCAGYTEGGIDACQGDSGGPFVCEDTISRTSRWRLCGIVSWGIGCALPNKPGVYAKVDQYQNWIYRAMKTKADAMGIIEMQ